Below is a window of Bacteroidota bacterium DNA.
CAGAATTTGCCATTCCAAACGAAATGGACAAAATGCTTGAGGAAATGGGTGGAAGTAATATTAATGCCTTCACCAATCACGATTGTATTGCATACTACAATATGTTTCCGGGAAACCAAATTGAAAAATGGCTTGAAATTTATAGTAATCGATTTACTAATCCGGTTTTCAGGCTTTTTCAAAGCGAATTGGAAACTGTTTTCGAGGAAAAAAATCGTGCTCTGGATAATATGTTCAGAAGACTTCTGGAAGAATACAGCAAAAATTTCTACAAAAATCACCCATACGGACAACAATCGGTTCTTGGCGAAGTCGATCATATCAAAAATCCTTCATTGACAAAAATGAAAGAATATTTCAATACTTATTATGTTGCGAATAATATGGCTTTAATTCTTACGGGCGACATAAATGTAAATGAACTAATTCCTTTGATTGATAAAAAATTTGGAAAATGGAAATCCGGAGAAATTCCTACTTTACCCGAATATCCAGAAAAGGAGTTTGAAGGGAGAGAATTGTTTTCTAAAAGAATGACACCTATAAAAGTTGGTGTAATTGGTTTCAGAACAGTGCCTTTAGGACATCCTGACGAGCCTGCTTTGGATGTTTGCAATGCTTTGCTCTCGAATTATTCAAGCACCGGATTGTTAGACAAGCTTGGGATAGACAATAAATTGCTGGGTGCGGGAATGGAAAATGTAAATCAAATTGATCATGGCGGATGTATGTTGTACTTTATTCCAAAAATATTTGGGCAGTCGTTAAACAAGGCTGAAAAAATTGTTTTAGCAGAACTCGAAAAAATTAAAACCGGCAATTTCGATGAAACAAAAATTGATGCAATAAAACTGGAAATGGATGTAGATTTCCAGAAATCCATAGAAAATGTTTATCGTAGGTTTTACAGACTAATAGATGTTTTTCTGCAAGACAAATCATGGAAAGAAAGTTTAGCTTACAACGATAAAATTCAGAGTGTTACATTGGAAGATGTAATTAGGGTTGCAAAAAAATACTATGGAGAAAATTATCTGGTGTTGTATTCAAAGATGGGTTTCCCCAAAAAGAACAAAATTAAAAATCCAAAATATGAACCTATCATACCACAAAATGCAGAAGTGAAATCAGACTATCGAAAAATGATTGAAGTTATTGAACCAAAGGAAGAAAAAATTAAATTCATTAACTTTAATGTAAATGAATCGAAGCCTGAGGATGATGTATTTATAACCGATATTAGCAACAAAGTGCATTTCTATTCAACGCCAAATCCAATTAACGACATTTTTAGTTTGAAACTGAAATTTGGTGTAGGCACTCACGAATTGCCTCGTCTGAAAGAAGTTTCATCATATATTTATTATTTAGGGACAGATTCTCAAACAGTTGACGAGTTTAAGCAAAGTATGCAAAATCTTGGAAGTTCGTTTTATGCTCATGCCAGCCAAGATTATTTCTCTTTTAGCATAACAGGTTTGGATAAAAATTTTGAAAAAACCCTCGAATTGTTCAATGAGTTTTTTACAAAAGTGAAAGTTGACGAATCGAAGTTGAAAAAACTTGTTCAAGATGTAAAAGCTAATACAAAATTTGAGAAAAAGGAACCCGGAACTGTTGGCGATGCACTTAAAGAATATGCAATTTATGGCAAAAAATCGCGATATCTCGATCGTTTGACTGTGAAAGAAACTAAAAAACTGAATTGCGATAGTATAATTTCAACTTTCAAAAAGGCTTTGAAATATGAGCTTGATATTCACTATGTTGGAAATATTGAAAATGAAGAAGTGATTCAGAATCTAAAAAAATCGCTGCCCCTGAATGAAGTTACAATTGCCACCAAATCGCCCATTTATAAAGAGAGAAATACTTATGACAAAAACACCATACTTTTTGTTAATGATAAAAAATCTCTTCAAAGTCATATCCATTTTGTGATTGATGGCGAACCTAACGATAGGAAAAATAGAGTAATTTGTTCGGGATTTAACAAATATTTTGGCTCTGGAATGTCGGCAATTGTTTTTCAGGAAATTAGAGAATTCCGTTCTCTCGCTTATTCGTCTTATGCTTATTTTAGCAATCCTTTTTATGAAAATAAAAAAGGATATTTGAGAGGTTTTCTTGGAACACAAGCCGACAAATCTGTAGAAGCAATTGCAACTATGAGCGATTTGCTTACAAATATGCCCGAAAAACCGAATAGAATTGATTATATAAAATCATCGCTCGAGCAATCTTTATATTCAAGTCGCCCCACTTTTAGGTGGCTTTCAAGCAATGTTGAATATTGGCGAAAAAAAGGATATACCGAAGACCCGAAAAATTTCAATATAGAAATTATTAAAAACCTGGAATTTGAAGATATAACTGATTTTTACAAAAAGAATATTTCAGGAAAACCAATTTTGATAACAATTGTGGGAGATAAAAGAAGTATAAATTTCGAGGATTTAGAAAAATATGGAGAAATTATAGTGTTGAAAAAGAAGGATATTTTTAGGAAATGAGAAATGCGAAATGAGAAATGCGAAAAACACTAAGTTATTGAATATGTTTTATTTGCGAAACATTGCGATTTGCATGGCGACCTTTGCGTTTAGATTTTTTATTTTGTTTTAGCATATTACAATTTATTATCATACACTGATTTGTTGCATTTTTTCAAATAAATTTCAAAAAGAATGAATACCAAAATATAAACAAATGAAAATACACTTAATAGCAATAGGCGGTGCCGTGATGCACAATATGGCTCTCGCTTTACACGAAAAAGGTTATCAAATTTCAGGTTCAGACGATGAAATTTTCGAGCCATCGAAATCAAGACTTGCAGCAAAAGGACTTTTGCCGGATAAATGGGGCTGGTTTCCCGAAAAAATTACAGAAAAACTTGATGCAGTAATTCTCGGAATGCACGCCAGAGCAAACAATCCCGAATTGTTGAAAGCTCAAAAACTTGGACTTAAAGTTTATTCTTTTCCAGAATATTTGTTCGAGCAATCGAAAAACAAAACACGAGTTGTGATTGGGGGAAGCCACGGAAAAACTACCATTACCTCAATGATAATGCACGTTTTGAAAAAACTTGATATGGATTTTGATTATATGGTTGGGGCAAAAATTACAGGTTTTGAGACTATGGTTAAAATTACCGAAAATGCTCCTATTGCAATTTTCGAAGGCGACGAATATCTAAGTTCCGCAATTGATAAACGCCCAAAATTTCATCTTTACAAACCACATATTGCTCTGATTAGCGGAATAGCCTGGGATCATATTAATGTTTTTCCAACTTTCGAGAATTATGTAGAACAGTTTAAAATATTTGCAGATTTAATTGATAAAAATGGCAGCCTAGTTTATTTCGAGAAGGACGATGAAATTTTGAAAATTACTGAAAATGTGAAACTTGATATAAAAAAACTACCATATTCAGAAATTGAAAATAGAGTTGAAAATAGTAAAACCAGTTTGCTTTTTGGAGAAAAAACTTATCCGATTGAAGTTTTTGGAAAACATAATATGCAAAACCTTGCCGGTGCAAAACTTGTTTGTTCGGAACTCGGAATATCGGATTCGGAATTTTATGAAGCTATTAGCAGTTTTTCGGGTGCAGCAAAACGTTTGCAATTAGTCGATAAAAATTCAAAAACAAATATTTATTCCGATTTTGCACATTCGCCTTCCAAACTAAAAGCTACGGTTGAAGCGGTAAAACAACAATTTTCTGACAGAAAACTTATTGCCTGCATGGAACTTCATACTTTCAGTAGTTTGACTGAGCAATTTCTATCATTTTATAAAGATTCGATGCAAAAAGCCGACGAGGCAATTGTTTATTTCAATCCACATACCATTGAACATAAAAAACTGAAACAAATTACAAAAGAGCAAGTTGCAAGAGCTTTTGGTGGCGACAATATTAAGATCTATACAAGCTCTGAAAAAATAAAGGAGCTACTTTTATCGAAAAATTGGGATAATAAAAATTTGCTTTTGATGAGTTCAGGAAATTTCGATGGTTTGGATTTTGTTGAATTATCGGAGGCTATTTTGAAATAAACTGTGAATTTTAAGTTGCTTTATGTTTCAAACTATTAATATTCTGCCAAATAGCACACGAATAATTGAATAACTGTGTTCATGAACCAATCAAAAATATTTGCCGTATTTCTAATAATTTTTTTTTCTGAATATCTATTTGGTCAACAAGTATTTGAATGTTATTTGCCAATAAATATTGAAAACCGACAGTCATGGGAAACAGTTCATTTGACTTCAATCGGGCAGTTTGGGGTAATGAGAAATGCCAGACCAAATGTTCCGGCTCATCATCATACAGGTATCGATTTTAAACGACCAAACGACAACTATGAAAATGAGC
It encodes the following:
- a CDS encoding insulinase family protein, with protein sequence MRTKSIIAFGIIIMVSSVLSVFAQESINQSLIVKQYKLENGLTVYLNEDHSSPKVAGAIIVKGGAKRDPKDATGIAHYLEHMLFKGTQEIGTIDFEKEKVFLDSIVLMYDLLGAISDEDQREKVQQKINDLSLKASEFAIPNEMDKMLEEMGGSNINAFTNHDCIAYYNMFPGNQIEKWLEIYSNRFTNPVFRLFQSELETVFEEKNRALDNMFRRLLEEYSKNFYKNHPYGQQSVLGEVDHIKNPSLTKMKEYFNTYYVANNMALILTGDINVNELIPLIDKKFGKWKSGEIPTLPEYPEKEFEGRELFSKRMTPIKVGVIGFRTVPLGHPDEPALDVCNALLSNYSSTGLLDKLGIDNKLLGAGMENVNQIDHGGCMLYFIPKIFGQSLNKAEKIVLAELEKIKTGNFDETKIDAIKLEMDVDFQKSIENVYRRFYRLIDVFLQDKSWKESLAYNDKIQSVTLEDVIRVAKKYYGENYLVLYSKMGFPKKNKIKNPKYEPIIPQNAEVKSDYRKMIEVIEPKEEKIKFINFNVNESKPEDDVFITDISNKVHFYSTPNPINDIFSLKLKFGVGTHELPRLKEVSSYIYYLGTDSQTVDEFKQSMQNLGSSFYAHASQDYFSFSITGLDKNFEKTLELFNEFFTKVKVDESKLKKLVQDVKANTKFEKKEPGTVGDALKEYAIYGKKSRYLDRLTVKETKKLNCDSIISTFKKALKYELDIHYVGNIENEEVIQNLKKSLPLNEVTIATKSPIYKERNTYDKNTILFVNDKKSLQSHIHFVIDGEPNDRKNRVICSGFNKYFGSGMSAIVFQEIREFRSLAYSSYAYFSNPFYENKKGYLRGFLGTQADKSVEAIATMSDLLTNMPEKPNRIDYIKSSLEQSLYSSRPTFRWLSSNVEYWRKKGYTEDPKNFNIEIIKNLEFEDITDFYKKNISGKPILITIVGDKRSINFEDLEKYGEIIVLKKKDIFRK
- a CDS encoding peptidoglycan synthetase, producing MKIHLIAIGGAVMHNMALALHEKGYQISGSDDEIFEPSKSRLAAKGLLPDKWGWFPEKITEKLDAVILGMHARANNPELLKAQKLGLKVYSFPEYLFEQSKNKTRVVIGGSHGKTTITSMIMHVLKKLDMDFDYMVGAKITGFETMVKITENAPIAIFEGDEYLSSAIDKRPKFHLYKPHIALISGIAWDHINVFPTFENYVEQFKIFADLIDKNGSLVYFEKDDEILKITENVKLDIKKLPYSEIENRVENSKTSLLFGEKTYPIEVFGKHNMQNLAGAKLVCSELGISDSEFYEAISSFSGAAKRLQLVDKNSKTNIYSDFAHSPSKLKATVEAVKQQFSDRKLIACMELHTFSSLTEQFLSFYKDSMQKADEAIVYFNPHTIEHKKLKQITKEQVARAFGGDNIKIYTSSEKIKELLLSKNWDNKNLLLMSSGNFDGLDFVELSEAILK